A window of Sagittula sp. P11 genomic DNA:
CGCGCCCGGGTTACACGCCTTTTCGTGCCGCCGGTCCGCGCCCCGCACCGCTAAGCTAGGCGCGGCTCTTCAACCCGTGCGCCTTCCCGCTCTCAGAACACCGCCTGCAGGACGCTCAGCAAAACGAAGGGTATGGAAAGCACGCAGGCCACCAGCAGCGCCGCCCCGGCGGTCGGACGGGGCCGTGTCAGCGCAATCGATTCGGATCGGGGCGCCGCACGGCGCAAAGGCTGTCTGTTCATGCAGCCATTAAACCATTCGAAAGTTTTGATCCCGTTAATACCCCCATGCTCCGCCTCCCCCTCCCCCAAACCCCCCAATTCGCGCGCGCCTGTGCCCGCATGGGGGTGCAGACGCGACTCTGCAAACGCGAGGCGCGGGCGGGTGTGCGCCTGCTCTGGCAGGTTCAGTCGCGGGTCATCCGGCCCTTCGGGCGTGTCGACCTCGTGTCGCGCGGACCGGTGGCGGAGGATCCGGGCGAACTCTGTGACTGGGTCACGCGCTGGCCGCACTGGCACGATGGCCGACCCCTCCTGCTGAACGCCGACGGCATCCCGCCAAGCATTCTGCGCGACGGCGGGTTCTGGCCGCTGATGACGCCGGCGACCATCGCGCTGCTGCCGCTCGCCACGCCACCAACCCTGCGCGCCAGCCTGAGACAGAAGTGGCGCAATCGCCTCAACCGGGCGCAGCGGGAGGAGATCGAGGTGCGCCACACCGACCTGACACCGGACCACTGGCTCCTTGGCGCCGAGGCGCGGCATGCGAAGACTAAGGGCTACAAGGGCCTGCCGCCCGCCTTCTGCGCGATCTACGCCGCCGCCAACCCCGGGGAGGCCGTGGTCTACGAAGCCCGGCACAAGGGCCGGCCTGTCGCCGCCGCTCTGATCCTGCGACACGGGCGCATGGCGACCTGGCAGATCGGGCACAGCACGGGGGAAGGTCGCCGCCTGAACGCCATGAACC
This region includes:
- a CDS encoding GNAT family N-acetyltransferase, translated to MLRLPLPQTPQFARACARMGVQTRLCKREARAGVRLLWQVQSRVIRPFGRVDLVSRGPVAEDPGELCDWVTRWPHWHDGRPLLLNADGIPPSILRDGGFWPLMTPATIALLPLATPPTLRASLRQKWRNRLNRAQREEIEVRHTDLTPDHWLLGAEARHAKTKGYKGLPPAFCAIYAAANPGEAVVYEARHKGRPVAAALILRHGRMATWQIGHSTGEGRRLNAMNLVLWEAATDCWRRGHDMLDLGLLNAQDAPGLTRFKLGLGATAHRLGGTWVHLPCLAPVARVLPLALCC